A window of the Dickeya dianthicola NCPPB 453 genome harbors these coding sequences:
- the wecA gene encoding UDP-N-acetylglucosamine--undecaprenyl-phosphate N-acetylglucosaminephosphotransferase, translating into MSAQLVAVFLCSFFSLLLARNVARKTGLVDRPNYRKRHHGAVPLVGGISVYIGVCLLLVLISEPIPHFPMYLMCSGVLVLIGALDDRFDISIGVRAAVQAAVAILMMALAGLVLQRLGYILGPLWDIGLGPMRYLMTLFVVWTAINAFNMVDGIDGLLGGLSCVLFAGLGILLYHHGSLALALWSFAMIAAILPYILLNLELMGRRYKVFMGDAGSTMIGFTAIWLLLQSSQGSDSAIRPVAALWVIAIPLMDMVAIVYRRLHKGTGLFSPDRQHIHHLLMRAGLTSRQACLLITLAAALLAAVGVAGELLAVPEYVMLALFLLVFGGYGYCIKRAWRVARVVRRIQRYWRGHRYCE; encoded by the coding sequence ATGAGTGCTCAATTAGTCGCCGTATTTTTGTGCTCTTTCTTCTCTCTGTTGCTGGCGCGCAACGTGGCGAGAAAAACCGGTCTGGTTGACCGGCCAAACTATCGCAAACGTCATCATGGCGCGGTACCGCTGGTTGGCGGTATCTCTGTTTACATTGGCGTCTGCCTGCTGCTAGTCCTCATTTCCGAACCGATTCCCCATTTCCCGATGTACCTGATGTGTTCGGGTGTGCTGGTACTGATTGGCGCGCTGGATGATCGCTTTGATATCAGCATTGGCGTGCGGGCGGCGGTACAGGCGGCCGTGGCTATCCTGATGATGGCGTTGGCCGGCCTCGTGTTACAGCGTTTGGGGTATATTCTGGGGCCGCTCTGGGATATCGGACTGGGGCCGATGCGTTATCTCATGACGCTGTTTGTGGTGTGGACGGCCATTAACGCCTTTAACATGGTGGACGGCATTGATGGGTTGCTGGGCGGGTTGTCCTGCGTGTTGTTCGCCGGATTGGGCATCCTGCTGTATCACCACGGTAGTCTGGCGCTGGCGTTGTGGAGTTTTGCCATGATCGCCGCCATCTTGCCGTACATTCTGCTGAACCTTGAGCTTATGGGACGACGTTATAAAGTCTTCATGGGGGATGCGGGCAGCACCATGATCGGTTTTACTGCGATCTGGCTGCTGTTGCAGAGCTCTCAGGGCTCGGATAGTGCCATCAGGCCGGTGGCGGCGCTGTGGGTTATCGCTATTCCGCTGATGGATATGGTGGCGATCGTCTATCGTCGGCTGCATAAAGGCACTGGCCTGTTCTCGCCGGATCGCCAGCATATCCATCATCTGCTCATGCGGGCGGGGTTGACTTCTCGTCAGGCTTGTCTGCTGATTACACTGGCCGCCGCGCTGCTGGCGGCGGTGGGGGTAGCCGGCGAATTGCTGGCGGTGCCCGAGTACGTGATGCTGGCGCTGTTTTTGCTGGTGTTCGGCGGTTACGGCTACTGCATCAAACGGGCGTGGCGGGTGGCGCGCGTTGTCCGGCGTATTCAGCGTTATTGGCGAGGCCATCGTTATTGTGAGTGA
- the rho gene encoding transcription termination factor Rho, protein MNLTELKNTPVSELITLGENMGLENLARMRKQDIIFAILKQHAKSGEDIFGDGVLEILQDGFGFLRSADSSYLAGPDDIYVSPSQIRRFNLRTGDTISGKIRPPKEGERYFALLKVNEVNYDKPENARSKILFENLTPLHANSRLRMERGNGSTEDLTARVLDLASPIGRGQRGLIVAPPKAGKTMLLQNIAQSIAYNHPDCVLMVLLIDERPEEVTEMQRLVKGEVVASTFDEPASRHVQVAEMVIEKAKRLVEHKKDVIILLDSITRLARAYNTVVPASGKVLTGGVDANALHRPKRFFGAARNVEEGGSLTIIATALIDTGSKMDEVIYEEFKGTGNMELHLSRKIAEKRVFPAIDYNRSGTRKEELLTTSEELQKMWILRKIIHPMGEIDAMEFLINKLAMTKTNDEFFDMMKRS, encoded by the coding sequence ATGAATCTTACCGAATTAAAAAATACGCCGGTGTCTGAGTTAATTACTCTTGGCGAAAATATGGGGCTAGAGAATCTGGCTCGCATGCGTAAACAGGATATTATTTTCGCTATCCTCAAGCAGCACGCGAAAAGTGGTGAAGACATCTTTGGCGATGGTGTGCTGGAAATATTGCAGGATGGTTTCGGTTTCCTCCGCTCCGCAGACAGTTCCTACCTCGCCGGCCCTGATGACATCTACGTTTCTCCCAGCCAAATCAGACGCTTTAACCTCCGCACTGGCGACACCATTTCCGGTAAGATTCGTCCGCCGAAAGAAGGTGAACGCTATTTCGCGCTGCTGAAGGTCAACGAGGTCAACTACGACAAACCGGAAAATGCCCGCAGCAAAATCCTGTTTGAAAACCTGACGCCGCTACACGCCAATTCGCGTCTGCGTATGGAACGCGGCAACGGTTCCACCGAAGACCTGACGGCTCGCGTACTGGATCTGGCCTCGCCGATAGGCCGTGGTCAGCGTGGCTTGATAGTGGCGCCGCCGAAAGCCGGTAAAACCATGCTGCTGCAGAATATCGCCCAGAGCATCGCTTACAACCACCCTGACTGCGTGCTGATGGTGCTGCTGATTGACGAACGTCCGGAAGAAGTGACGGAAATGCAGCGTCTGGTGAAAGGGGAAGTGGTTGCGTCGACCTTCGATGAACCGGCCTCCCGCCACGTTCAGGTCGCCGAAATGGTGATCGAGAAAGCCAAGCGCTTGGTTGAGCACAAGAAAGACGTGATTATCCTGCTGGACTCCATCACCCGTCTGGCGCGTGCTTACAACACCGTGGTGCCGGCCTCCGGCAAGGTACTGACCGGTGGTGTCGACGCCAACGCCCTGCACCGTCCGAAACGCTTCTTCGGCGCGGCTCGTAACGTTGAAGAGGGCGGTAGCCTGACAATCATCGCCACAGCCTTGATCGATACCGGTTCGAAGATGGACGAAGTGATTTACGAAGAGTTCAAGGGCACTGGTAACATGGAACTGCACCTGTCTCGTAAGATTGCCGAGAAGCGCGTGTTCCCGGCCATCGACTACAATCGCTCCGGTACCCGTAAGGAAGAGCTGTTGACCACCTCCGAGGAACTGCAGAAAATGTGGATCCTGCGCAAGATCATCCACCCGATGGGCGAGATCGATGCGATGGAGTTCCTGATCAACAAGCTGGCGATGACCAAAACCAACGACGAATTCTTCGATATGATGAAACGATCGTAA
- the trxA gene encoding thioredoxin TrxA — protein MSDKIIHLTDDSFETDVLQSEHVTLVDFWADWCGPCKMIAPILDEIADEFDGKLTVAKLNIDDNPATAPKYGIRGIPTLLLFKNGEVAATKVGALSKGQLKEFLNANL, from the coding sequence ATGAGCGATAAAATTATTCATCTGACAGACGACAGTTTCGAGACGGACGTATTGCAGTCCGAACATGTGACACTGGTTGATTTCTGGGCTGACTGGTGTGGTCCCTGTAAAATGATTGCTCCGATTCTGGATGAGATCGCCGATGAGTTCGACGGTAAACTGACGGTCGCCAAGCTTAACATTGATGACAACCCGGCTACCGCACCAAAATACGGTATTCGTGGTATCCCGACGCTGCTGCTGTTTAAAAACGGCGAAGTGGCTGCGACCAAAGTCGGTGCGTTGTCCAAAGGGCAACTGAAAGAGTTCCTGAACGCCAATCTGTAA
- the rhlB gene encoding ATP-dependent RNA helicase RhlB translates to MSKTHLTEQKFSDFALHPQVIEALESKGFHNCTPIQALALPLTLSGRDVAGQAQTGTGKTLAFLASTFHYLLTHPTPAERQINQPRALIMAPTRELAVQIHTDAEALAKATGLRLGLAYGGDGYDKQLKVLEDGVDILIGTTGRLIDYTKQNHVHMGAIQVVVLDEADRMYDLGFIKDIRWLFRRMPPVNQRLNMLFSATLSYRVRELAFEQMNNAEYVEVEPEQKTGHRIKEELFYPSNEEKMRLLQTIIEEEWPDRCIIFANTKHRCEDIWGHLAADGHRVGLLTGDVAQKKRLRILEDFTQGNLDILVATDVAARGLHIPAVTHVFNYDLPDDCEDYVHRIGRTGRAGASGYSISLACEEYALNLPAIEDYTGHRIPVSKYNSEALLTGLPEPRRLSRPRSAGGPRRPGAPRRSGAPRNNRKRPG, encoded by the coding sequence ATGAGCAAAACACACTTAACCGAACAGAAGTTTTCCGACTTCGCACTGCATCCGCAGGTTATTGAAGCTCTTGAAAGTAAAGGCTTTCATAACTGCACGCCCATTCAGGCGCTGGCGTTACCGCTGACGTTGTCAGGGCGTGACGTAGCGGGCCAGGCGCAAACAGGAACAGGCAAGACGCTGGCTTTTCTGGCGTCTACATTTCATTATTTGCTGACTCACCCCACTCCTGCCGAACGTCAGATCAATCAACCCCGTGCCCTGATCATGGCGCCGACCCGTGAACTGGCGGTGCAGATCCATACCGATGCCGAAGCGCTGGCGAAGGCGACCGGTCTGCGGCTAGGGCTGGCTTACGGTGGCGACGGCTACGACAAACAGCTGAAAGTGCTGGAAGATGGCGTCGATATTCTGATCGGCACCACCGGTCGCTTAATCGATTACACCAAACAGAACCACGTTCATATGGGCGCCATTCAGGTGGTGGTGCTGGATGAGGCCGATCGCATGTACGATCTCGGCTTTATCAAAGACATCCGCTGGCTGTTCCGCCGTATGCCGCCGGTCAATCAGCGCCTGAACATGCTGTTCTCCGCCACCTTATCCTACCGCGTGCGTGAACTGGCGTTCGAACAGATGAACAATGCCGAGTACGTCGAAGTGGAACCGGAGCAGAAAACCGGCCATCGCATCAAGGAAGAGCTGTTCTACCCTTCCAATGAAGAGAAGATGCGCCTGTTGCAAACGATTATCGAAGAAGAGTGGCCAGACCGCTGCATCATCTTCGCCAACACCAAGCACCGCTGTGAAGATATCTGGGGTCACCTGGCCGCAGACGGTCATCGCGTCGGGCTGCTGACCGGCGACGTGGCGCAGAAAAAACGGCTGCGCATTCTGGAAGATTTCACTCAGGGCAACCTGGATATTCTGGTGGCGACCGATGTAGCGGCGCGAGGTCTGCATATTCCGGCCGTGACCCACGTATTCAACTACGACCTGCCCGACGATTGCGAAGATTACGTCCACCGTATCGGCCGTACCGGTCGTGCTGGCGCCAGCGGCTACTCCATCAGCCTGGCCTGCGAAGAGTATGCGCTGAATCTGCCGGCCATTGAAGATTATACCGGCCATCGTATTCCGGTGAGCAAATACAACAGCGAAGCTCTGCTGACCGGCCTGCCGGAGCCGAGGCGCCTGAGTCGTCCGCGCTCCGCCGGCGGCCCGCGTCGTCCAGGCGCGCCTCGCCGCAGCGGCGCCCCCCGTAACAACCGTAAACGACCGGGTTGA
- the gppA gene encoding guanosine-5'-triphosphate,3'-diphosphate diphosphatase: protein MPSSSSLYAAIDLGSNSFHMLVVREVAGSVQTLARIKRKVRLAAGLDASNRLSPEAMQRGWQCLALFSERLQDIPPQQVRVVATATLRLATNADEFLERARQILGLPIQVISGEEEARLIYQGVAHTTGGPEQRLVVDIGGGSTELATGTSAHHTQLFSLSMGCVTWLERYFTDRDLTLAHFDRAEQAAREMLRPVKDILRQQGWQVCVGASGTVQALQEIMVAQGMDEYITLGKLRQLKQRAIQCSKLEELEIEGLTLERALVFPSGLSILLAVFQELEIDSMTLAGGALREGLVYGMLHLPIEQDIRYRTLQNLQRRYLLDSEQAQRVRLLADNFLQQVSRDWQLDGRCRELLGSACLVHEIGLSVDFRQAPLHAAYLVRNSDLPGFTPAQKKLLATLLQNQSNTIDPIPLTQQNALPVNLAQRLCRLLRLAIIFASRRRDDTLPAVRLRVEGESLRVILPAGWLDQHPLRTETLSQESLWQSYVHWPLIIEEHAI, encoded by the coding sequence ATGCCGAGCTCTTCTTCTCTTTATGCCGCGATCGATTTAGGGTCCAACAGCTTTCACATGTTGGTCGTGCGTGAAGTGGCCGGCAGCGTACAGACACTGGCGCGCATCAAGCGTAAAGTCCGGCTGGCGGCCGGGCTGGATGCCAGCAACCGCCTTTCGCCGGAAGCGATGCAGCGCGGCTGGCAATGTCTGGCGCTGTTTTCCGAACGGTTGCAGGATATCCCGCCCCAGCAGGTACGCGTCGTCGCGACGGCCACGCTAAGGCTGGCGACCAACGCTGACGAATTCCTTGAACGGGCCCGGCAAATTCTGGGCCTGCCGATTCAGGTCATCAGCGGCGAAGAAGAAGCACGGCTTATCTATCAGGGCGTCGCCCATACCACTGGCGGGCCGGAACAACGGCTGGTGGTGGATATCGGCGGCGGCAGCACCGAGCTGGCGACCGGCACCAGCGCCCATCATACCCAACTGTTCAGCCTGTCAATGGGTTGCGTCACCTGGCTGGAACGCTATTTTACCGACCGCGACCTGACCCTGGCGCATTTTGATCGAGCCGAACAAGCCGCCCGTGAGATGCTGCGCCCGGTGAAGGATATCCTGCGCCAGCAAGGCTGGCAGGTTTGCGTCGGCGCATCCGGCACAGTGCAGGCGCTGCAGGAAATCATGGTGGCGCAGGGGATGGATGAATACATCACCCTCGGTAAACTGCGCCAACTGAAACAGCGCGCGATCCAGTGCAGCAAGCTGGAAGAGCTGGAAATCGAAGGGTTGACGCTGGAACGAGCGCTGGTGTTTCCCAGCGGCCTGTCGATTCTGCTGGCGGTCTTTCAGGAACTGGAGATCGACTCCATGACGCTGGCGGGCGGCGCGTTGCGGGAAGGGCTGGTCTACGGCATGCTGCACCTGCCGATTGAGCAGGACATTCGCTACCGCACGCTGCAAAACCTGCAACGCCGCTATCTGCTGGATAGCGAACAGGCCCAGCGGGTCAGACTGCTGGCGGACAACTTTCTGCAACAGGTATCGCGCGACTGGCAGTTGGATGGTCGATGTCGGGAGTTGCTGGGCAGCGCCTGTCTGGTTCATGAAATCGGCCTGAGCGTCGATTTTCGTCAGGCGCCGTTGCATGCGGCCTATCTAGTTCGCAACAGCGACCTGCCCGGTTTCACGCCCGCCCAGAAAAAATTGCTGGCGACACTGCTGCAAAACCAGAGCAACACCATCGACCCCATCCCGCTGACCCAACAAAACGCCCTGCCGGTCAATCTGGCGCAACGGCTTTGCCGCCTGCTGCGTCTGGCGATCATCTTTGCCAGCCGTCGCCGCGACGACACGCTGCCGGCAGTCAGGCTGCGGGTAGAAGGGGAAAGCCTGCGCGTCATTCTGCCCGCCGGCTGGCTCGACCAACACCCGCTGCGAACCGAAACCCTGTCGCAGGAAAGCCTGTGGCAGAGTTATGTGCATTGGCCGCTCATCATAGAAGAACACGCTATCTGA
- a CDS encoding glycosyl hydrolase family 28 protein, giving the protein MKAIRFSQHHVLMLITLVYLFSNQVQAMPTTEPISPVLQALAPSIDDHSVVLVWHAPEDTSAIADYQILQNGRPIGLASQNNDQHSPAKPYISAFYKNDASNFHHRVVMQSSKIDGLQASTSYQFTVRAIYADGGVSSASNSVTITTTAIPQVIDITHYGAKGDGTTLNTSAIQRAIDACPPGCWVNVPAGVYKTGALWMKSDMTLNLSKGATLFGSDNAADYPDSYTISNNPTKMLPASLLNVINKADYKAGVQYTRLVGPGTIDGNGWKHGIYSRDELGNSLPQYVKSNNNNVSQDGILAKNQVNAALAKGIALKTAYSQYRSNLITLHGIQNAYIAGITIRNPSNHGIVFIGGRNVIENGVIHQTFNANNGDGVEFTNNQDIIVLNSLFDTGDDCINFSAGLGQEAQKQTPTQNAWLFNNYFRHGHGAVVMGSHTGAGISNVLAENNVMNQTDMGLRAKSSPNIGGGAHDITFRNNAMANLATQAVLVTLNYVDANGTNVYTPASVPASFHNFTVKNITVQNIIGTSPSIQIEGNSNKEVWNSQLNFFNMKLTNIMPTSISNLADSQFNNVTFSNLRAGSSPWKFGKVRNVMVNGQAVPPAL; this is encoded by the coding sequence ATGAAAGCCATCAGATTTTCGCAGCACCATGTCCTGATGTTGATAACGTTGGTATATCTATTCAGCAATCAGGTTCAGGCTATGCCGACAACGGAGCCAATATCGCCAGTCTTACAGGCGCTTGCGCCGTCTATTGATGACCACAGCGTGGTGTTAGTCTGGCATGCGCCAGAAGATACATCCGCCATCGCCGATTACCAAATCCTCCAAAATGGTCGCCCCATCGGACTCGCCAGCCAGAATAATGACCAGCACTCACCAGCCAAACCGTATATCAGTGCATTTTATAAAAACGATGCCAGCAATTTTCACCACAGAGTGGTGATGCAAAGCTCGAAAATCGACGGACTACAAGCCAGTACCAGCTACCAGTTTACGGTACGGGCAATCTATGCCGACGGCGGTGTTTCCTCTGCCAGCAACAGCGTCACGATCACCACCACCGCCATACCACAGGTTATCGACATTACCCATTACGGTGCCAAAGGCGATGGCACCACGCTGAATACCAGCGCGATCCAACGCGCGATCGATGCCTGCCCGCCTGGCTGTTGGGTCAATGTACCGGCCGGGGTATACAAAACCGGCGCCCTGTGGATGAAAAGCGACATGACGCTGAATCTGTCAAAAGGTGCGACTCTGTTTGGTTCCGACAATGCCGCAGATTACCCAGACAGTTACACCATCAGCAATAATCCAACAAAAATGCTGCCAGCCTCGCTGCTAAACGTCATCAATAAAGCCGACTATAAAGCCGGAGTTCAGTATACCCGTCTCGTCGGCCCAGGTACCATTGACGGCAACGGCTGGAAACACGGTATCTATAGCAGAGATGAATTGGGTAACAGCCTGCCGCAATATGTAAAGAGTAACAACAACAACGTCAGCCAGGACGGCATTCTGGCGAAGAATCAGGTAAATGCAGCGCTGGCGAAAGGCATAGCCCTCAAAACCGCTTACAGCCAGTATCGTTCCAACCTGATTACCCTGCACGGCATCCAGAACGCCTATATTGCCGGTATCACGATCCGTAATCCGTCCAATCACGGCATCGTGTTCATAGGAGGCCGGAACGTGATTGAAAACGGCGTCATTCACCAGACCTTTAATGCCAATAACGGTGATGGCGTCGAGTTCACGAACAACCAAGATATCATCGTGTTAAACAGCTTGTTCGATACCGGTGATGACTGCATCAATTTTTCGGCGGGCCTCGGGCAGGAAGCTCAGAAACAAACCCCGACCCAGAATGCCTGGCTGTTTAATAACTACTTCCGCCACGGTCACGGTGCTGTAGTCATGGGCAGCCACACCGGTGCGGGTATTAGCAATGTATTGGCAGAGAATAACGTGATGAATCAAACCGATATGGGCTTACGTGCCAAGAGTTCGCCAAACATCGGCGGCGGTGCGCACGATATCACCTTTCGTAATAACGCGATGGCAAATCTGGCGACGCAGGCGGTTTTAGTCACATTGAATTACGTGGATGCCAATGGCACCAATGTATATACCCCAGCCAGCGTACCAGCTAGCTTTCATAACTTTACCGTCAAAAATATCACGGTACAGAATATCATCGGCACAAGCCCGTCAATTCAAATCGAGGGCAACAGCAATAAAGAGGTCTGGAACAGCCAGTTGAATTTCTTCAACATGAAACTCACCAATATCATGCCGACGTCAATCAGTAATCTGGCGGATAGTCAGTTTAATAATGTTACCTTCAGCAACCTGAGAGCAGGCTCATCACCGTGGAAATTCGGCAAAGTGAGAAATGTCATGGTGAATGGACAAGCCGTACCTCCCGCCCTTTGA
- a CDS encoding glycosyl hydrolase family 28 protein, translating into MRMTTISRRHALASLVSACLIGTPALAATSTTQAPQKLQIPTLSYDDHSVMLVWDAPEDTSNITDYQIYQNGQLIGLASQNNDKNSPAKPYISAFYKSDAANFHHRIVLQNAKVDGLKAVTDYQFTVRAVYADGSTSTDSNTVTATTTAVPKVINITQYGAKGDGTTLNTSTIQKAIDACPTGCRIDVPAGVFKTGALWLKSDMTLNLLQGATLLGSDNAADYPDAYKIYSYVSQVRPASLLNAIDKNSSAVGTFKNIRIVGKGIIDGNGWKRSADAKDELGNTLPQYVKSDNSKVSKDGILAKNQVAAAVATGMDTKTAYSQRRSSLVTLRGVQNAYIADVAIRNPANHGIMFLESENVVENGVIHQTFNANNGDGVEFGNSQNIMVFNSVFDTGDDSINFAAGMGQDAQKQEPSQNAWLFNNFFRHGHGAVVLGSHTGAGIVDVLAENNVITQNDIGLRAKSAPAIGGGAHGIVFRNSAMKNLAKQAVIVTLSYADNNGTIDYTPAKVPARFYDFTVKNVTVQDSTGSSPAIEITGDSSKDIWHSQFIFSNMKLSGVSPTSISDLSDSQFNNLTFSNLRSGSSPWKFGTVKNVTVDGKIVTP; encoded by the coding sequence ATGAGAATGACCACAATTTCCCGGCGTCATGCTCTGGCGTCGCTGGTATCGGCATGCCTGATCGGCACCCCGGCATTAGCCGCAACCAGTACTACTCAGGCTCCGCAAAAGTTACAGATCCCTACACTCTCTTACGATGATCACAGCGTTATGCTGGTGTGGGACGCGCCGGAAGACACGTCCAACATTACCGACTATCAGATTTACCAAAATGGCCAGTTGATTGGACTCGCCAGCCAAAATAATGACAAAAACTCGCCGGCCAAACCGTACATCAGTGCGTTCTACAAAAGTGACGCCGCGAATTTTCACCACCGGATTGTGCTGCAAAACGCTAAAGTCGATGGCCTGAAAGCCGTCACCGATTACCAGTTTACCGTTCGTGCGGTCTATGCCGATGGCTCGACCTCGACCGACAGCAACACGGTTACCGCCACCACCACCGCAGTACCCAAAGTCATCAACATCACCCAGTACGGCGCCAAAGGCGACGGCACCACGCTTAATACCAGCACGATTCAGAAAGCGATTGACGCCTGCCCAACCGGTTGCCGTATCGACGTTCCGGCCGGGGTGTTCAAAACCGGCGCTCTGTGGCTGAAAAGCGATATGACGCTGAATCTGTTGCAGGGTGCGACGCTGCTGGGGTCGGACAATGCGGCCGACTATCCCGATGCGTATAAAATTTACAGCTACGTCTCGCAGGTACGCCCTGCTTCACTGCTGAACGCTATCGATAAAAACAGCTCGGCTGTGGGCACCTTTAAAAACATCCGTATCGTCGGTAAAGGCATTATCGACGGCAACGGCTGGAAACGCAGTGCGGATGCCAAAGATGAACTGGGCAATACCCTGCCGCAGTACGTGAAGAGTGATAACAGCAAAGTGAGCAAAGATGGCATTCTGGCGAAAAACCAGGTGGCGGCGGCCGTGGCTACCGGCATGGATACCAAAACCGCCTACAGCCAGCGCCGCTCCAGTTTGGTCACCCTACGCGGCGTCCAAAACGCCTATATCGCCGATGTCGCCATCCGCAACCCGGCTAACCACGGCATCATGTTCCTGGAAAGCGAGAATGTGGTGGAAAACGGCGTTATCCACCAGACGTTCAATGCCAACAATGGCGATGGCGTCGAATTTGGCAACAGCCAAAACATCATGGTATTCAACAGCGTGTTCGATACCGGGGACGATAGCATCAACTTCGCAGCAGGGATGGGCCAGGACGCACAGAAGCAAGAACCTTCGCAAAACGCCTGGTTGTTCAACAACTTTTTCCGTCACGGCCACGGCGCTGTGGTGTTAGGCAGCCACACCGGCGCAGGCATTGTCGATGTCCTGGCGGAAAACAACGTGATAACCCAGAACGACATCGGTCTGCGCGCCAAGAGCGCCCCGGCCATCGGCGGCGGCGCACATGGCATCGTGTTCCGCAATAGCGCGATGAAAAACCTGGCCAAACAGGCCGTCATCGTGACGTTAAGTTACGCCGACAACAACGGCACCATCGACTACACCCCGGCCAAAGTGCCCGCACGATTCTATGACTTCACCGTCAAAAACGTCACCGTGCAGGACAGTACCGGCTCAAGCCCGGCGATTGAGATCACCGGCGACAGCAGCAAAGATATCTGGCATAGCCAGTTTATCTTCAGCAACATGAAACTCAGCGGCGTAAGCCCGACTTCAATCAGCGACCTGAGCGACAGCCAGTTCAACAACCTGACGTTCAGCAATCTGCGCAGCGGCTCTTCACCGTGGAAATTCGGCACGGTGAAAAACGTCACCGTGGACGGCAAAATCGTCACCCCCTGA